The DNA window CTCGAGACGGGAATCGACGAATCGACCGCGTGGAGTGATCTCAAGGTCCGTGAGCAGATGCGACGAGAGGGCTTCTACGACGTGCTCGAGCATGTCAAGGACTTCCCGCCGGAGTGGCACGCGCTCAAGGTCCACGAGAAACGCGGCAACGTCGATATGATCTTACTCGCCCTCGAGACGTTCGATTCCGACTTCATGGAAGAACACTGTCTCGAGGCTTTAGAGCGCATGGGTCCCGAAGAAGCCATCGAGCCGATGATCCAGAAGGCGAACCGTCGGGACACGACGGCGATGTCGATCCTCGGCAAGATCGGCGACGACGACGAGGAGGTCGTCGACACCCTCTTGGATTACGTTGACTCGAATCCGACCCTCCAACAACCCGCGTTCAGAGCACTCGGCGAAGTCGGTGCCGAAGACGCAGTCCAACCGATCGCCAACCAGTTGGTCGACGAGGAACCGGACGTGCGAAGTTCGGCCGCGCGCTCGCTCGGACTCATCGGCGACACGCGCGCGATCGATCCACTCGAAGACATCCTCGCCGAGGACGAGGAGGACCGCGTTCGCGCTAGCGCCGCCTGGGCACTCAACCAGATCGGTACCGAAGACGCACTCGAGATCGTTGCCGAGTACGGTGACGACCGCGCGTACCTCGTGCAAGCCGAAGCCGAGAAAGCGACGCTCGAGCCCGCAGCCTGATTCGGGGCGAATCGGCGGGTCGATGGGCACTGTTTTTGAACGACGACTCGATCCGAGACTTTACGTACGAACGAGCGGCCAGAGTCGTCGATGGATCGTCAGCGACTCGTGATCGTCTCGGTCGTCCTCATACTGGTAGTCGCCAGTGGGGCTGCCATCACCTTGGCTGCTACCGAGTCTGTGAGTCCTGTACCTGCGGCGACACCAATACTCCCTGAAACCAACACCGAACCGGCCTGTCCTGCAGTAGTTTCGAACCCCGGTGCTGGAACCTCGGCGGACACTGACGTCGATTTCGAGCCCAGAATCGTCGAGGCGTTTCCAAATCCGACCACGGAACACAACGTCGGCGAGTACGTCGTTCTCGAGACCCCACCCGACACCGAACTCGAGAACTGGACGGTCACGGACGGCCACACGAGTGCATCTATTCCGAACGAAACCGTCTCTGGACGAGTCGCACTGAGTACGGACACCGAAGCTACCGACGAGTTGACCGACTATCCAGTCCACGAACTCGAGGGCTCGTTGCGACTGGCCGTCGACGGCGACGACCTCGAACTTCGAAACGGGTCGACGACGGTCGATACGGTGTCGTACGAACGGGCGCCACTCGAAGAACGCTGGCACCGTGACGCCGACGAATTCGACACCGCCACCACACAGACTCCCGCCGACGGAGACTGGCATCCACGAGATGCGACGTGCGTGCCGATTTCGAGCGGCGACGCCGACGAGGCGACGCCGTTCGTCCTTCCTGACGAGCCCGAGCTTCCACGAGAGACGATTCGGGAAGCGGAGGATCGTCTCTCGGTCGCCGGCTACACCCTTACCTCCGAGGAGATCGCCGAGGACCTCGTCGACGCTGCAGACCGGGGTGTCGACGTCTCCGTTCTCCTCGAGGCCAGTCCAGTCGGCGGTACGGAGGAGACGACCGAACCCGTCCTCGAGACGCTTGAGGATGGCGACGTGGAGGTCCGTGCGATCGGTGGCGAAGGCTCACGATATCGATTCCACCACCCGAAGTACGCCGTCGCGGACGAGCAAGTGCTCGTCACGAGCGAAAACTGGGCCCCCGCCGGCGTCGGTGGCGAGTCGAGTCGTGGCTGGGGTGTTCTGCTCGAGGATGAAACGCTCGCAGCCGACCTCGAGGCGGTATTCGATGCAGATTTCGAGGGTTGGGATACTGTCCCCGGCTCCGAGTACCGTGAAGACACCTCGTTCGTCGACGACGAAGGCGGTGAGGAGGAAACGCCCGGTTCGTACCCGAGCGAATACGGGCCAGAGCCGACTGCGATCGAGGCGGTAGAACTCCTCGTCGCCCCGGACAACGCCGAATCTCGCGTGGAGGAACTGCTCGCAGATGCCGACGAGGAGATACTCGTCAAGCAGGCCTCGATCGCCGCGGACGCGTCCGTTCTCGAGGAGACGATCGATGCTGCCCACCGCGGCGTGGACGTACAGATCCTCCTCGATTCGACCTGGTACCACGAAGACGACAATCGGGCCCTCGCGGACGAACTCGAGGAGTACGCCGACGACGAGGGACTCTCACTCGAGGTCGGCCTCGTCGAGGAGACCGATCGATTCGAGAAGATTCACGCGAAAGGCGTCGTTATCGATCGAGAGGTCGCCATCGTCGGAAGTGCAAACTGGAACGAAAACGCCTTTGAGAACAATCGGGAGGTACTCCTTGCACTCTCGGGTGAGGAAATTGCGACGTACTACGCGGACGTATTCGAGGACGACTGGGATGGAGACGAGGATCGATGGGAACTGCCGTTCGAACTCAGCCTCACAGTCGTCGTTGCCCTCGCGATTGCGGCGATTATCGGACGGCGGTACATCCGATTTGGCGATCCCGGCGTCGAGTAAGCGACGACAGTGTTCGTCGGGATTCGAATGATTACTCGGGACAGCCGTCCGGTCCGACCTCGAGTCGTTCACAGAAGTCCTGCTCGGGGTCGAAACAATCCGGACACTCCCCAGGACGGTCGATGATCGTGTCGAGGCGATCTGCAACCGTATCGTCGATCACGCTCTCTAAGGCACGCGCCTCGTCGCGAAACTCCTCGACCTCGAGGACGTTCGCGAGGAATCGTTCGATGATACAGTACGTCTGGAGGGCGTCGTGGGCCCGCTCGATTCCCTCGTTGGTTAGACTCGCACCCTTGTACTTCTCGTGTTCGACGAGTTCGCGTTCCTCGAGTTTGCCGATCATCTCGTTGACGCTTGCCGGGCTGACTTCGAGTAAGTCGGCGAGCGTACCGGTCGATGCTGGGCCGTCTTCGATCCGTTGGGCGAGATAGATCGCCTTGAGATATTGGTCTGCCGTGTTCATCGCGTCCCTCCGTCAGTACAGCGTGTCTCTGCTGTCGCGGCGGTAGCCTTCGTTTGCTGACCCGTCCCGATCATGCTCTGTGCTCCATGATCTCGGTCACGTCCTCGACGCCCTGCTTTTCTTCCTCACGAATGTCGTACAACGTCTCGAGGAGCCGATCACGATCGATTGCGTACTCGGCCTCGGAGGCTTCGATCGCCTCGATCAGATCGTCGTAGAACTTGTACGCCGTCTCCTCGTTCGCGAGTTGATCGTACAACACGCCGTCGGTGTCCTCCGGTGGCCCGTACTGAGCGTCGACCAAAGCGTTGATCTCCTCGTAACCCACCGTCTCGGCGTCGAGATCGTCGATCAATGCCTCGAGACGGTCCCGGTGGTCTGCAGACTCCGTGGCAGCCTCCTCGAGTAACTCGCGGATCTCGGCGTCGATTTCCTCTCGCTCGCTTGGGGGGAGCGAGTCGAGGTGGTGGGCGGCGCGTGACTCGACGACTTCTTCCAGCACGACCCCGATCTGGAGGAGTCGGGTGAGCTGGTGGTCGCTCGAGACGCGCTGTCCCAGACTCATACAACTGGATCCGGGCTACTGATACTTAACCGTCCCTACTCGCGTACCTTCGCTCACTTCTGGGTTGGACGCAAGTGAGATAGTGGCAGTCGTCTCGTCGACACATCAATGATATCGCCATCGCGAGTCGGGACACATCTCCTCGCCAGACAGCGACGCGGTTGGTGTGTGAACTGGTACAGTTAGGAGGGGAGTCGGTTCAGGTACCCGTCCCAACAGCAGGTATATGTGCTCACCTGAGAAAACACGGGTCAGTGATGATCGGAAATATCGTCGGTGGAGCCCTTTTGGTCGCGTTCGGGTACACGGTCGTCCGGTGGTATCGAAACGGCGACGCTAGACTCAACAGTGAGTGGTTCAACTAGCGACTGAGTGGTTGGTGACGACCGGCCACGGTGACTTTCCCCTTTCACTCACGATATCGCCAAACGCGCACCCCGTCGCCGCCATCGACCGCTTCGACCTGTTTGAGACCCGATTTGATACACTCCCACCAGCTATCGGCCGTCTCGTAGCCCGCCGGACACCCCTCGTACAGCGACTCGACGAAGTCTGCTCGTCGTGCGTCACCTTCGTCTCTGACGTACGCGACCGCACGACCGACGGCCCGACGGCGCATTTCGATCGTTTCTGCTTCCCGTCCGGGAACAGAAAGCGAATCGAGATCGACCAGATCCCCACCGGGGCGCACCATCTCTTTTGCTAACGGGGTCGACGACGTGTACTCGAGGCCCGTGTGGACGTCTCTGTTCAATCGAACGCGCGTCGCTGCAACTGCTCGTCGGGAGAGTTCGTTCACTCGTTCGGCTTCGACCGTCTCGAGTACGCCGGCGTCTTCATGGACCGGATCTTCGGAAATTCGCTCCACACGTTCCGGTGTGAGTGAATCTGGAGCCTCCTTCATCGACGACGAGTGAGCCGACTCATCGGATTCGTCTGCGTCTCGAGTGCCCAACTCGTTGGAACCCGCGGTCGCCTTCGTTCGGTGGCCGCTCGTCGCTGTCTCGTCACCGCCGTCGCTCGGTGCTTGCGGGCGTCGAATCGTCTGTGGTGACCCGCGGACCTCGAGCGATGGTTCCTCCACCGGTTCGTTTTTCTCGCTGATCTCGGCCGTACCCTCGCGTTCGTGTCGTGTGCCTGCTGTCGATCGTCCGTCGTCGCCACTCGGTGTCACTGGCGTCTCGTCCGCTCCGTCGAGCGAGTCGATCAACGTCGCTACTCGATTCTCGAGTCGCTCGAGTCGCTTGGCGTGTTCGCTACCGGTAGACGTCGGCTCACGCTCGTCGCCACTGTCTTGGCTGGCTTCGATCGATCCTCTGTTCGCGACGATCCAGCGGACGTACGCCCGTCGACTCTCGAATCCCAAGCGTTCACGTTCCACCTCGAGTGCGTCGACAGTCTCGGCTGACAGTTCGATAGAGAGCGACGGCATAGTGAGAACTACTAGGGGATGATATAAAAGTCGTCGTCAGACATGCAACTGAGATGAGTGGCGTCGCGACGAAAGAGAGACGGAAACGAGAGAAAACGGTAGCGTTAGGCTCGCTGGTGGAGTCGCGCAGCGATCAGGTCGTCGAGATCTTCGCGTAGTTCGTCGACGGCGACTTCCTCGAGGACGGGGACGAAGAAGCCCTCGACGAGCATGTTGCGTGCGTCGCGCGGATCGACACCGCGAGAGGTCATGTAGAAGAGGTCCTCCTCGTCGATCTGGCCGACCGTTGCGGAGTGGCTGGCCTCGGTGTCGTGGTTGTTGATGATCAGCTTCGGCGAGGCGTCGGCCTCGCTCTCGTCGCTGAGCATCAGGGTGTTTTCACGCTGGTAGGAACTCGTGTCCCACGCGCTGCGGCCGACGTCCTGGACGCCCTCGTAGACCGAACGGGCGACGTCGTCGGTGACGCCGCGGGTAACGAGGTCGGCCGTCGTGTGCTCGGCGCGGTGCCAGACCTTCGTGTCGAGGTCGAAGTGCTGGTCGTTGTGGCCGTAGAACGCGCCGACGATCTGGCTCTCGGAACTGTCGCCGTTGAGTTCCGTAGAGACCTCGGTCTTCGTTAGCTGCGTGCCGAAGTTGGCTTCGATCCAGTCGATCGTCGCGTACGTGTCCGCGTCGCCGCGTTTGAGCGTGAAGTTGTAGGCATCCTCCGAGAGGTTCTGGAGGCTGCCGTACTGGACGTTACTGTTCTCGCCCGCGACGACTTCGACGATGCCGCTGTAGTACTGCTCGTCTTGCTCTTCTCCCGTCGACTGTCGCTCGAGGATCGTAACCGAGGACGATTTCTCGGTGACGACGAGCGTGTAGTTGAACAGCGAGCGGGAGTTCTGCTCGGTGCGGATCTTCACGTCCTCGGCGTCGACGCCTTCTGGAACGTAGACGACCGTTCCGGTGCTAAACAGCGCCGTCGAGAGTGCCGTCAGGTAGTTCTCCTGTGGGTCGACGATGCTGCCGAAGTGCTCCTGGATGAGTTCCTCGTGTTCTTCTACGGCATCAGCCCACGAGAGGACGTCGACCTCGTCCGGGCCGACCTGATCCTTGTTCTCCGCCGCGTTCAGCGGATCGACGAGGGACTCGTAGTCGAGTCCGTGGAGATTCGTCCAGTCGCGACCCGGCGTTCGGATCACGTCTGGCATGTCGAGGTCCTCGAGTGCGTCGAGTGCCTCGAGACGGGTCTCGAGGAGCCACTCAGGCTCGTCGAGATCCCCGCTGATCTGGCGTACCTGTTCTTCCGTCAGATTGGCGTGTACCTGCGTTCCTGCGCTCATATTATCCGAGGCTTCCCTCCATCTCGAGTTCGATCAAGCGATTCAGTTCGACGGCGTACTCGATCGGCAGTTCTTCCGTGATTGGCTCGATAAAGCCGGCGACGATCATCTTCTTGGCGTCGTCGTCGTCCAGACCGCGGCTCTGGAGGTAGAAGACGTCCTCGTCGCCGATCTTGCCGACGGTTGCCTCGTGGGCGACGTCGACCTTCGACTCCTCGATTTCCATGTACGGCATGGTGTCCGATGTCGACTCGTTGTCGAACATCAACGCGTCACACTCGACGGCAGTGCTCGAGTTCTCGGCACCGTCGGCGATGTGGACGAGACCGCGGTAGTTCGTGCGGCCGCCGTCTTTGGAGATCGACTTGGATTCGATGGTCGAACTCGTCTCGGGTGCGTTGTGGTAGACCTTCGCGCCGGTGTCGATATCCTGGCCCTCGCCTGCGAAGGCGATGGTGATGTGGGTGTCCGTCGCGCCGCGACCCTTGAGGATCGTACACGGGTAGAGCATGGTCGCCTTCGAGCCCATCGAGCCCGAGACCCACTCCATCGTCCCGTTCGATTCGACGATGGCGCGCTTGGTGTTCAGGTTGAACGTGTTCTTCGACCAGTTCTGCACGGTCGAGTACTGAACGTGAGCGTCGTCTTCGACGAAGACCTCGACACAACCCGAGTGGAGGTTGTGCGAGCCGTACTTCGGTGCGGAACAGCCCTCGATGTAGTGGACTTCCGAGCCCTCCTCGGCGACGATGAGCGTGTGCTCGAACTGGCCCATCCCTTCGGAGTTCATGCGGAAGTAGGCCTGGACTGGCATCTCGACGGTGACGTCTTCAGGGACGTAGACGAACGAACCGCCGGACCAGACGGCACCATGGAGTGCGGCGAACTTGTTGTCGCTCGGGGGCACACAGGTCGTCATGAAGTACTCTTTGACGAGTTCTGGGTGCTCCTGAACCGCCCTGTCCATGTTCATGAAGACGACGCCCTTCTCCTCCCACTGGTCTTGCATGTTCTGGTAGACGACCTCGGACTCGTACTGGGCGCCGACGCCCGAGAGGGCGTTCTTCTCGGCTTCTGGAATGCCCAGTTTGTCGAAGGTGTCTTTGATCTCGTCGGGGAGCTCCGTCCAGTCGTCGACGCCTTCACGCTTGTCGACGTCCGGGCGGATGTAGGGGACGATTTCTTCGATGTCCAGTTCGGTCAGGTCCGGCTGCCCGGGCCAGTCCGTCGGCATCGGCATGTTCTGGTACTGCTGGAGTGCACGAAGACGCCGCTCGAGCATCCAGTCTGGTTCGTCTTTGTCTTCACTGATTAGTCGAACGACCTCTTCGGTGAGGCCTTTGTCAGATTTGACGGCCGAGCGTTCTTCTTTCTTGAACTCGAAGCGCGCCTCGGTGTCTGTCTCTTTGAGGTGGTCTTGTTCGGAACTCATAATGTGATTGTGTATATGGTTACGGCTGTAGGGTTATTACCGTTGTTCTAGTCGAATACGGTTACGCGGTGCCGTACACTTCTTCGCGGACCCAATCGTATCCCTTGTCCTCGAGTTCTTCGGCGAGTTCTGGACCGCCGCTCTTGGCGATCTGTCCGTCGATCATCACGTGGACGTGATCCGGCTCGACGTAGTCGAGGATTCGCTGGTAGTGGGTAATCTGGAGCACACCGGTGCCCTGCTCGTCACGAAGCGCGTTGATGCCGTTCGAGACGTCCTGGAGGCGGTCGATGTCGAGCCCGGAGTCGATCTCGTCGAGGACGGCAACCGATGGCTCGAGGATGGCCGCCTGCAGCACTTCGTTTTGCTTTTTCTCGCCGCCGGAGAAGCCGGCGTTGAGGTAGCGCTGTGCGAAGCGCTCGTCCATGTCGAGTTGCTCCATCTTCTCCTGAAGGATCTGCTGGAACTCGGCGACGCCGACGTCGCCATCGTCCGCTGGACCCTCCATCGGCGAGGTTTCGAAGCCTTCGTCCTCCGCTTCTTCTTCGCCTTCTTCTTCCTCGAAGAGCTCTTCTCGCTCTTCGATCTTGGCGTTGAGCGCCGTTCGAAGGAAGTTCGTCATCGTGACGCCTTCGATCTCGGCTGGGTACTGGAACGCGAGGAAGATGCCGAGTGCGGCGCGCTCGTTTGGCTCGAGGTCGAGGAGGTTCCAGGTGCGCTGGTCCTCGTCGATCTCGATGTCGTCGCCGAACTCGTCGTCCTCGAGGTGGACGAGAACCTCACCGTCGGTGACCTCGTAGGCCGGGTGACCGGCGATGACCTTCGCAGTCGTCGACTTCCCCGAGCCGTTTGGCCCCATCAGGGCGTGAATTTCGCCCGACTCGACCTCGAGATCGACGCCCTCGAGAATCTTCTCGTCGCCGTCCGCTACTTCTGCGTGCAGGTTGCGTAGTTCGAGACGTGCCATAGTACTCTGTCGTCTGAACGGTGGGTCGTCTGCCTGATAACGGTTTCGTATCCAATTGGATACGGTCTCAGATCGACAAAATAATTTTCCGAAACAAGAACCAGGGGCGGCACCGACGCACCGTTTTCTCAGGTCGACGCCGGCCGGCAGAATACCCAGTTTGGCACAGCCTGAGAGCTACATGAAATTGCCGAGACCTGTCTGCTCCTGGCCGCTTTTGACTTCGTTCCACGAAACGCCGAGCGCCTCGAGAATGCGGGATATCGGCCCCTTCAGCGTCTTCTCGAGCATCGTATCGTAGTCGACTTCGAACTCCTCGGGGATCTGGTCGTCGTACTCGAAGCAGATCACGTCGGGATCGCGCTTGAACGCGCCGTAGAGTGGGTCCGTCCGCGCGTCGAAGCCCTCTTCGGCCTCGAGTCGCTCGAAGAACGACGGATCGACTCGATCGAGGTAGAGTCGCTTTGGCTTGCTGCCACGTTGGAAGTTCGTGCCAAGCAAGAGATTCGCGTACTTTGCGCCGCGAACCTGTGCCGTGTCCGTATCGTAGTTGTTCAGTCGCTTCCCGATCCCGCCGGGGATCGCGATTTCCTCGAGTGAGATGTCGCCCGTCCGCACGTCCTCGATGACGCCGTTGACGTACTCCTTTGCCCCCTCGACGTCGCCGTCTTTGACGACCATTTCGATGACCTTGTGCTGGACTTCTTTCGTGATCGGTGCGATGTCCGAACGCTGGTACTCGAAACCGACGATGTCGATCGTGTCGACGTCTTTGCCCTCTTTCCAGGTGATGTGGCCGGCGTATCGCTTTTTCTTGCCGGCCTGGAAGAAGCGCCGATAGAGCTTCTCGAACTCGATCTGGAAGCGGTGTTCCTCGGCGTTCAGATCCTCGCGCGCGAAGTCGTCGTAGCGGCCGTTGATGTACTCCTCAATCTCGAAGGATTGCTCGAGTGCCTCGTCTTTTGGCACGTCGGGTCCGAGTTCGAGCATAACCGAGTCGGTGTCGCCGTAGGCGACCGTGTAATCCAGTTCGTTCGCTGCCGTCTCGGTGAACTCGATCACTTCACGACCCGTCGCGGTAATCGCGGATGCGGCATCCTTGTCGTAGAGGCGGAACTGCTCCCAGCCCGAAACGCCGTAGAGCGAGTTCATGATAACCTTTACCGCCCCTTGCTGGCGGTCGTATTGCTCGTATTCGGGCGTTCCGGGTTCGTGTTCGTTTCGCAGCGACTTCTTCTCCTCGCGCTCGGCGAGGAGTTCGGTGATCATCGTCCGGTTCACGCCGTCAGGTTTCTTCTGAAAGTGGGTCCCTGTCGGCGCCTCGTAGGTCTCGCCGTCGTACGCCTCAGGGTCGACTCTCGTCTCCGGACTGGCGTTGATCGTCGTCATGCACATCGGATACAGCGACTTCAGGTCGAGG is part of the Natronorubrum sediminis genome and encodes:
- a CDS encoding HEAT repeat domain-containing protein, with amino-acid sequence MSEDEAAEDGAEEPEPVDLEAIREALEAFEGDVDSLADDLEAADTEDDLDVVEADLEAFRDDLEEIEIPDPPEPDEDADEEDDEEEEITPEEALQDRYDDIESDLSDLESDLEDQRGPYGEDVVGEIDDASATITNTRWTEEGDDELIDVVDAFLEETNDLLDSSLTIVKDGDDVPAQLETTLGGAATAVEDAGLDADDDAETIAALLEATDDLETGIDESTAWSDLKVREQMRREGFYDVLEHVKDFPPEWHALKVHEKRGNVDMILLALETFDSDFMEEHCLEALERMGPEEAIEPMIQKANRRDTTAMSILGKIGDDDEEVVDTLLDYVDSNPTLQQPAFRALGEVGAEDAVQPIANQLVDEEPDVRSSAARSLGLIGDTRAIDPLEDILAEDEEDRVRASAAWALNQIGTEDALEIVAEYGDDRAYLVQAEAEKATLEPAA
- a CDS encoding phospholipase D-like domain-containing protein, whose translation is MDRQRLVIVSVVLILVVASGAAITLAATESVSPVPAATPILPETNTEPACPAVVSNPGAGTSADTDVDFEPRIVEAFPNPTTEHNVGEYVVLETPPDTELENWTVTDGHTSASIPNETVSGRVALSTDTEATDELTDYPVHELEGSLRLAVDGDDLELRNGSTTVDTVSYERAPLEERWHRDADEFDTATTQTPADGDWHPRDATCVPISSGDADEATPFVLPDEPELPRETIREAEDRLSVAGYTLTSEEIAEDLVDAADRGVDVSVLLEASPVGGTEETTEPVLETLEDGDVEVRAIGGEGSRYRFHHPKYAVADEQVLVTSENWAPAGVGGESSRGWGVLLEDETLAADLEAVFDADFEGWDTVPGSEYREDTSFVDDEGGEEETPGSYPSEYGPEPTAIEAVELLVAPDNAESRVEELLADADEEILVKQASIAADASVLEETIDAAHRGVDVQILLDSTWYHEDDNRALADELEEYADDEGLSLEVGLVEETDRFEKIHAKGVVIDREVAIVGSANWNENAFENNREVLLALSGEEIATYYADVFEDDWDGDEDRWELPFELSLTVVVALAIAAIIGRRYIRFGDPGVE
- a CDS encoding metal-dependent transcriptional regulator gives rise to the protein MNTADQYLKAIYLAQRIEDGPASTGTLADLLEVSPASVNEMIGKLEERELVEHEKYKGASLTNEGIERAHDALQTYCIIERFLANVLEVEEFRDEARALESVIDDTVADRLDTIIDRPGECPDCFDPEQDFCERLEVGPDGCPE
- a CDS encoding rubrerythrin, producing the protein MSLGQRVSSDHQLTRLLQIGVVLEEVVESRAAHHLDSLPPSEREEIDAEIRELLEEAATESADHRDRLEALIDDLDAETVGYEEINALVDAQYGPPEDTDGVLYDQLANEETAYKFYDDLIEAIEASEAEYAIDRDRLLETLYDIREEEKQGVEDVTEIMEHRA
- the sufD gene encoding Fe-S cluster assembly protein SufD codes for the protein MSAGTQVHANLTEEQVRQISGDLDEPEWLLETRLEALDALEDLDMPDVIRTPGRDWTNLHGLDYESLVDPLNAAENKDQVGPDEVDVLSWADAVEEHEELIQEHFGSIVDPQENYLTALSTALFSTGTVVYVPEGVDAEDVKIRTEQNSRSLFNYTLVVTEKSSSVTILERQSTGEEQDEQYYSGIVEVVAGENSNVQYGSLQNLSEDAYNFTLKRGDADTYATIDWIEANFGTQLTKTEVSTELNGDSSESQIVGAFYGHNDQHFDLDTKVWHRAEHTTADLVTRGVTDDVARSVYEGVQDVGRSAWDTSSYQRENTLMLSDESEADASPKLIINNHDTEASHSATVGQIDEEDLFYMTSRGVDPRDARNMLVEGFFVPVLEEVAVDELREDLDDLIAARLHQRA
- the sufB gene encoding Fe-S cluster assembly protein SufB, with translation MSSEQDHLKETDTEARFEFKKEERSAVKSDKGLTEEVVRLISEDKDEPDWMLERRLRALQQYQNMPMPTDWPGQPDLTELDIEEIVPYIRPDVDKREGVDDWTELPDEIKDTFDKLGIPEAEKNALSGVGAQYESEVVYQNMQDQWEEKGVVFMNMDRAVQEHPELVKEYFMTTCVPPSDNKFAALHGAVWSGGSFVYVPEDVTVEMPVQAYFRMNSEGMGQFEHTLIVAEEGSEVHYIEGCSAPKYGSHNLHSGCVEVFVEDDAHVQYSTVQNWSKNTFNLNTKRAIVESNGTMEWVSGSMGSKATMLYPCTILKGRGATDTHITIAFAGEGQDIDTGAKVYHNAPETSSTIESKSISKDGGRTNYRGLVHIADGAENSSTAVECDALMFDNESTSDTMPYMEIEESKVDVAHEATVGKIGDEDVFYLQSRGLDDDDAKKMIVAGFIEPITEELPIEYAVELNRLIELEMEGSLG
- the sufC gene encoding Fe-S cluster assembly ATPase SufC; this translates as MARLELRNLHAEVADGDEKILEGVDLEVESGEIHALMGPNGSGKSTTAKVIAGHPAYEVTDGEVLVHLEDDEFGDDIEIDEDQRTWNLLDLEPNERAALGIFLAFQYPAEIEGVTMTNFLRTALNAKIEEREELFEEEEGEEEAEDEGFETSPMEGPADDGDVGVAEFQQILQEKMEQLDMDERFAQRYLNAGFSGGEKKQNEVLQAAILEPSVAVLDEIDSGLDIDRLQDVSNGINALRDEQGTGVLQITHYQRILDYVEPDHVHVMIDGQIAKSGGPELAEELEDKGYDWVREEVYGTA